The Montipora capricornis isolate CH-2021 chromosome 3, ASM3666992v2, whole genome shotgun sequence genome includes the window ATCATTAACTGCCAGCCATTAAAACACTAAAAGCCAACTCTTTATTAATAAATCCCcgttaataattaacaactttTCACCTCGGTGTCGGTGCCTagtggtgaatattcacctcgccgTGATATTCTAAAACAGTGAGATCCAACGTATGGGTTGTGAGCAACAACGTATGGGTCAGGCTCAAAATTGGGTGAGAGTTTACTATCGCGTGTCTGTTTCAACAATACTTTATCTCCAGATCTAATGTCACTGTATTTAGCTCCTCGTGTTCTGTCTGTGTACTCCTTTTGCCGGAGTTTCGAACGAGCATCTCTCTCCCTCAGCCGCTGTTGCCAATATCCCTCTGTGACTTGCTCACCGGAAAACTCAACTTTGGGAAGTTTGTCATGTAATTTCCTTCCCATTAACAGTTCTGCGGGTGATATGCCTGTTACAGTGTGTGGGGTAGCTCGGTACTGGAACAAAAAGTCCTGGACTGCCTTCCGCCAGTCTCTCCCTTCAAGCTGGGCAATCCGTACAATCTTTAAGAGGGTTTCATTGCAACGCTCCACTTCTCCGTTGCTTTGTGGCCAGTAGGGTACGCCTTTCTTGTGCTGGATCCCCAAATATTCTAAGAACGCTTCAAACTGTTCCGATGCAAATGGTGGCCCATTATCACTACGCAGACATTCTGGTAGGCCATGTGTCCTGAAGATAGCTTCCATAGACTTAACCACATGGTGGGCGtctgtcttttttaaaagaatcgcCTCTATCCAACGGGAATAGTAGTCTACCACTACCAATAGGTGTTCACCACTTGATACATCGAGGAGGTCGATTGAGATTTCTTTCCGAGGTCCCTCAGGCAGCCTGGTTGATCTTACAGGCTCTGGTTTGGCTCTAGGCCCTACGAGCTGGCAGGGATGACAGGCACGCACTACCTCTTCTACTTGCTTGTCCATTCCCGGCCACCATACTTTCTCTCGCAACCTGGACTTAGTTCTGACCATGCCTTGATGACCTTCGTGAGCTAGCACTATGGTCTGTTTCCATAGACTTTCAGGCATGACAATACGACCACCTCTCAACACCACTTGCCCAATTACCCACAGTTCTTCTTGCACTGCTTTGTAAACGGTCCCTGACAAACGGCTCCAGTCACCCGTCATAATAGCTTGGCGCACTAGCTGCAAGGTTGTGTCGTCTGCTGAGGCAATCTCTACTTGCTTTGGCCTTAATGCAGCTGGCATGGCTTCGATTGCAACGCTGTAGGCAAAATCTTCTGTTTCACTCGTCTCTTCGTTTTGGGTTTGGCCAACGGGCAGACGGCTGAGAACATCGGCCGCATTCTCTTTGCCCGGAATATGCGTCAACTCGTACTGGAACTGCTGCAAGTATAGGAGCCACCTCTCAATTCTGGCTGATGGAGGCTTGGACCTTGCACTGAGTACTGTCACCAAGGGCTTGTGATCAGTACAGATCTCGAATTTAATCCCATATAGGTACAGGTAGAACTTTTCACACGCCCATCTGACGGCAAGGGCTTCTCTTTCAAATTGGGAGTATCGTTTTTCTACCTTGCTAAGTTTGCGACTGGCATAATAGATTGGCCTGTAACTTCCGTCTTCTTGTTCTTGCTCGAGTATCGCACCAATTCCAACTGACGACGCGTCAGTCGTGAGACGAGTTGGGGCACCTTGTCTGTGGTAGGCCATCACTGGTGCATGAGTTAATCGGGATTTGACATCTCTAAACGCTTTATCCTCCCTCGGACCCCAACGCCATTCTGCCGCCTTGCAGGTCAGGTCCCACAACGGACTTGATATTGTCGCGAAGTTTGAGATGACTTCGCACAAAATGTCCCTAGAGTCTGGGTGTAATTCAATTTGATGGAAGGCCCTGTTTAAATCCAGTTTTGAGAAAACCTTAGCATAGGACACCTCTTGGAGTGTCTCCTCCACCGTGGGGACCGGGTGTTTCTCGCGCACGCGATAGCTTGATTTGCCTGTCTCATGTCTAGGCAGATTCTTATATCTCCATTAGGTTTTTCCACTACCACTAAGGGGTTAACCCAACTGGTTGGTCCCTCTACTTTCTCAATCACGTCAAGTTTCAGCAATTCTTCCAGCTTTTCGTTTACTTTGGCTATCCTACTAAAGGGAATTCGTCGCACTTGCTGAGCTACGGGCtgaacatttttatcaatgTGGAGTTTTAATTGATAGTCTTTCAGCTTCCCCAAACCCTCAAACACCTTTGGAAATTTTGCCTTGAGTGCAGCTTTTCTGTTTGCTTGCTTTGCTGTGTTTCCCGTGGCATCATATTTCAATTCACAGCTATTTATGGGGACACCAACTCTTAGCACACCCAGCAATTCAGATGTATCGCGACCTAGTAGTGTTGCAGCTTTGTCGCGCGTGATATAAAATTCTACATTAAGGGACTTACGGGTTTGCGGTACTTCTACAATAAGATTACACTTTCCTCTGAGCTGGAGTGGTTCGTTAGATACATAGGCATAAACTCTCTTATCGCACTCTAACAAGCTCGCATTACCCCCTTTACAAATTCAAACACTCCTTCTGACATTAAATTACAATAGTTTCCCGAATCTATAATAACGTTTATGGGCTTATCTTCAATCAGCATCTCTACAGTGTTTTGTGCTTCTCCGGTTCTTGCGCTGACCACATAGAAATCATCCCTGTTTCCATGGCTTTCATCCATCGTTTGCTCTGTCACCTGATGTACATTTCGCTGGCCCCGTGGATTTCTTGCCATCCTTCCATGTTTGGGCTTTCCACGGTTATTTCCACGAAAACGGCTTGAATCGCGATTTAACGTATCTTCTTTTGTCTGTTTACTCTTGCAACACACCTCAAAATGGCCGACTTTGCCACATTTTCCACACTTGTGATCACGTGAGCGATAACAATCTTTCGCAAAATGACCCGCCTTGTCGCACCGCCAGCACTTTTGCCCTTGTCTTGAATCAGCACGAATATTGTTTACTTGGCCCTCTGGTACGAGAGTAAGGGCCAACAGTTTACTGAGGCTCAGGGATTCCTCACGGTACAATTTGGCTTTTAGATTTCTATCCTTGATAAAAGAAATTGCACGATCTCGGACCTGATTATCCCGTTCGGCTTCGTAGTCACAGTGTTCCGCGAGTTTCTGCAAACGAGTAATAAAATTGTTGATAGTCTCACCAGCCGATGGTTTTGCCGCTAGAAAGGTCTGTCGAGCCATCGGAGCATTCTTTCTGTGCTTGAAATGGTCGGAGAGGCTGTCCATAGCTTTGTCGTAGTCTTTCGCGCCCCCGCAAACTTCGGCAGGAATTGAGTTATTGAAAATATCTCGGACTTTGGGTCCAGCAAGGTGAAGTAAAAGAGCTCTCTTTTGGGTAGCTTCACTAATCCCTGAAGCAGTGACGTACAATTCGAATTCAGCTTTCCAAGTTGTCCATCGCTGTGCGAGTGTTGTTGGTTCGCCGACAGCGTCGAACGCAGGCAATCCTGGCAATCCGCTCAAACACACAGCCATCCTTTCGAGTTTTATCCACCGTTGAAACTCGTGTCAACTTCAGTAGCCGCGTGGCTATTTTACTATTTAGCTCCTCGTCGCCAAATGTGGTGTCTATCCGATTAAAGGACAAGAACTCGTGTTCATAACAACAACATGTACGTTATTCTTGCTTCGCTATCTCGCTCTCTTTTCTGCTCCCTTATCCCATAATATACGGAATACTCGTAACTTCCGCTTCCGGTACACTACATTTAggagaaaaggagaagaaagcAGTCTAGGTAAAATAACAATATGTCAAAGTTGTAATGCACCTGTCAATGTAAACCAcggccccccgacccccgggacATAGCAGGGGAGTAACGGGGACATAGCCGTGGAGTAACGCCTTTGTAACGCTGTATTTTCCCGGGAGGACGGGGACATTAACAATTTGTCAAACTGAGCGGGGCTGTAACGCTAGCCGCGACAGGGAGGGACTGGGCACAACACTCTGGAACGGCTTCAAAATGGCGTCGGGAAAGAAGGTTAGTGTGTCTTACGTTGttttaaactcttgttcttaggccatcgtagcttgattaagaaaataacacaaacagcggtgataaacattgtattccaacgcatttttataaaacttgacatttcgtatgctagtcaacacacattttcaaaagtgaccgttacaatttttgaaaactatatatatatcgtaaacaataggggtctggaacaataggggtctcgacaaaacactgacccccggtcaactgaccccctactgaccccctactgaccccttactgaccccactactgaccccctataaaatcaatgggaaaatgaaaattaaaaaaagcccAGAACTATCAATGGGACCTGATTCAAGTTCATCAATAAATTTAGCTTACCTgaaactttcaagatggcggacgcgtCGCAGATTTCTGACTCCCTTCTCATTTGACTGAAGGATTTGTCATGGAAAATCGAGCACAAAATAAGTTAGAATATCAGCAAGCATGGTATTTGTACCCGCTAGAAAATTAAGCAATAAAAATAGCGAGGAAATTCTGGCAAATTAACTCGCACGCAACTAACCGCGAGCGACGCGCACACGATTACATCAACCGGAAGTTTATTATGGCAACCTTGTAGTCCCAAGGCCCTTCGCCTTCGCGAAACTGTTCATTTGTCAGCGTT containing:
- the LOC138043145 gene encoding uncharacterized protein yields the protein MAVCLSGLPGLPAFDAVGEPTTLAQRWTTWKAEFELYVTASGISEATQKRALLLHLAGPKVRDIFNNSIPAEVCGGAKDYDKAMDSLSDHFKHRKNAPMARQTFLAAKPSAGETINNFITRLQKLAEHCDYEAERDNQVRDRAISFIKDRNLKAKLYREESLSLSKLLALTLVPEGQVNNIRADSRQGQKCWRCDKAGHFAKDCYRSRDHKCGKCGKVGHFEVCCKSKQTKEDTLNRDSSRFRGNNRGKPKHGRMARNPRGQRNVHQVTEQTMDESHGNRDDFYVVSARTGEAQNTVEMLIEDKPINVIIDSGNYCNLMSEGVFEFVKGLRGKCNLIVEVPQTRKSLNVEFYITRDKAATLLGRDTSELLGVLRVGVPINSCELKYDATGNTAKQANRKAALKAKFPKVFEGLGKLKDYQLKLHIDKNVQPVAQQVRRIPFSRIAKVNEKLEELLKLDVIEKVEGPTSWVNPLVVVEKPNGDIRICLDMRQANQAIACARNTRSPRWRRHSKRCPMLRFSQNWI